A single genomic interval of Burkholderiales bacterium harbors:
- a CDS encoding DNA-binding response regulator: MDAVPVRVLLADDHAVVRAGFRRLLEQRPEIRVLAEAASGEEAYRLYGEIQPDVVVMDLSMPGMGGLETIRRLMARYGARVLVFSIHESEAFALQALKSGALGYLTKASAPEVIVSAVHAVAQGRRYLGPDVAQRIALYAATGANDPLACLSAREFEIFQRVVEGHGPEAIARDLHLSAKTVANYTTQIKQKLGVTSPVELVRLALKHHLISG; the protein is encoded by the coding sequence ATGGACGCCGTGCCCGTGAGGGTGCTGCTGGCCGACGACCACGCGGTGGTCCGGGCCGGCTTCCGCCGGCTGCTGGAACAGCGACCGGAGATCCGGGTGCTGGCCGAGGCGGCAAGCGGCGAAGAGGCCTACCGGCTCTACGGGGAAATCCAGCCGGACGTGGTGGTGATGGATCTCTCCATGCCCGGCATGGGCGGTCTGGAGACGATCCGGCGCTTGATGGCCCGCTATGGCGCCCGGGTGCTGGTTTTCAGCATCCACGAGAGCGAAGCCTTCGCCCTGCAGGCGTTGAAAAGCGGCGCCTTGGGCTACCTCACCAAGGCCTCGGCCCCCGAGGTGATCGTGAGCGCCGTGCACGCCGTGGCCCAGGGGCGCCGGTACCTCGGCCCCGACGTGGCCCAGCGGATCGCCTTGTACGCCGCGACGGGGGCGAACGACCCCCTGGCGTGCCTGAGCGCCCGGGAGTTCGAGATCTTCCAGCGGGTGGTGGAAGGGCATGGGCCCGAAGCCATCGCCCGGGACCTGCACCTCTCCGCCAAAACCGTCGCCAACTACACCACCCAGATCAAGCAGAAGCTGGGGGTCACGAGCCCTGTGGAGCTGGTGCGGCTCGCCCTCAAGCATCACTTGATCTCCGGTTGA
- the fepA gene encoding TonB-dependent receptor, giving the protein MTKKNALAGWLAGTIGALGAAGVVHAEERATRLEAPTVEVIGTTPLPDLGVPLEQVPANVQAATDREIQTQNPLDLSEFMVRNLGSVHVNQAQNNPFQPDVTYRGFTASPLLGNPIGLSVFVDGVRVNEAFGDTVNWDLIPLSAISTINLIPGSNPVFGLNTLGGALAIRTKSGFDYPGTTGQAYAGSFGRKAFDVAHGGHRDRVDWFVTANLFEEDGWRDFSPSEVKQFFAKAGWEDATSDLDFSYTFAKNELVGNGLVPESFLAQRREAIFTHPDETRPELHFFNLKGSRWFGDKTLLSGNAYYRKLDLGTFNGDAEFDDGGTPLDPTDDGYEAENRATRTASRVLGATVQLSLLGELAGRANQLTLGASVDRGRTRFRQLEQEADFTPDRGTAGHRPLRAGYRGHRPQHHLRPLLHRHLVPHRAAGLDPSRAATTGQQCGCGTTRGSRRNWKAATRSTASTRRWGSPSTLRQGLTLYGSYHEGFRVPTPVELTCADENDPCALPVGFVADPPLEPVVAKTWEVGARGRFGGSLKWSATAYRTELKDDILFVSTGVGLGFFTNVDKTRRQGIELGLAGQAGPFEWFANYGFVDATFRSAASLFNPVANPLDPAQPATIDVSEGNRLPGIPRHTLKLGGVYRVSERFTVGAQVLYASSQFLRGDENNQRGELSGYTVVNLNLDYRLSRHWVFFAKVDNLFDARYETLGAFNRNAFDPATGQPLDQLGPVERFVAPGAPRAGWVGVKYQFGVPPGR; this is encoded by the coding sequence ATGACAAAGAAGAACGCGCTCGCGGGCTGGCTCGCGGGCACGATCGGGGCGCTGGGGGCGGCGGGCGTCGTCCACGCCGAGGAGCGGGCGACCCGGCTGGAGGCGCCCACGGTGGAAGTGATCGGCACCACGCCCTTGCCCGACCTGGGCGTGCCCCTGGAGCAGGTTCCCGCCAACGTCCAGGCGGCGACCGACCGGGAGATCCAGACCCAGAACCCCCTGGACCTTTCCGAGTTCATGGTGCGCAACTTGGGCAGCGTCCACGTCAACCAGGCCCAGAACAATCCCTTCCAGCCCGACGTGACCTACCGGGGCTTCACCGCCTCCCCCTTGCTCGGCAACCCCATCGGGCTTTCGGTGTTCGTGGACGGGGTGCGGGTGAACGAGGCCTTCGGCGACACGGTGAACTGGGACCTGATCCCCCTGTCGGCCATCTCCACCATCAACTTGATCCCGGGCTCCAACCCGGTGTTCGGCCTCAACACCCTGGGCGGGGCGCTCGCCATCCGCACCAAGTCGGGCTTCGACTACCCGGGCACCACGGGCCAGGCCTACGCCGGCTCCTTCGGGCGCAAGGCCTTCGACGTCGCCCACGGGGGGCATCGGGACCGGGTGGACTGGTTCGTCACGGCCAACCTCTTCGAGGAGGATGGCTGGCGGGATTTCTCCCCTTCCGAGGTCAAACAGTTCTTCGCCAAAGCGGGCTGGGAGGACGCCACGAGCGACCTGGATTTTTCCTACACCTTCGCGAAAAACGAGCTGGTGGGAAATGGCCTCGTCCCGGAAAGCTTCCTGGCCCAGCGCCGGGAGGCCATCTTCACCCATCCCGACGAGACCCGGCCGGAACTGCATTTTTTCAATCTCAAGGGCAGCCGCTGGTTCGGCGACAAGACGCTCCTCTCCGGCAACGCCTACTACCGCAAGCTGGACCTCGGCACGTTCAACGGAGACGCGGAATTCGACGACGGGGGCACTCCCTTGGACCCCACGGACGACGGTTATGAAGCGGAAAACCGCGCCACCCGCACCGCGAGCCGCGTCCTGGGCGCCACGGTGCAGTTGAGCCTCCTGGGGGAGCTTGCCGGGCGTGCCAACCAGCTCACCCTGGGCGCCAGCGTGGACCGGGGCCGCACCCGCTTCCGCCAGCTCGAGCAGGAGGCGGACTTCACCCCGGACCGGGGCACCGCTGGCCACCGGCCCCTTCGAGCTGGATACCGCGGTCACCGGCCGCAACACCACCTACGGCCTCTACTTCACCGACACCTTGTCCCTCACCGAGCGGCTGGCCTTGACCCTTCTCGGGCCGCTACAACCGGGCAACAGTGCGGCTGCGGGACGACACGGGGCTCGCGCCGGAACTGGAAGGCCGCCACACGTTCAACCGCTTCAACCCGGCGCTGGGGCTCACCTTCAACCCTTCGGCAGGGGCTCACCCTGTACGGGAGCTACCACGAGGGCTTCCGGGTGCCCACGCCCGTGGAGCTCACCTGTGCCGACGAGAACGATCCCTGCGCCCTGCCGGTGGGCTTCGTCGCCGACCCGCCCCTGGAGCCGGTGGTGGCGAAGACCTGGGAGGTGGGGGCCCGGGGCCGCTTCGGGGGGAGCCTCAAGTGGAGCGCGACGGCCTACCGTACCGAGCTCAAGGACGACATCCTGTTCGTCTCCACCGGCGTGGGCCTGGGCTTCTTCACCAACGTGGACAAGACCCGCCGGCAGGGTATCGAGCTGGGGCTCGCCGGCCAGGCGGGACCCTTCGAGTGGTTCGCCAACTACGGCTTCGTGGACGCCACGTTCCGCTCTGCGGCCAGCCTGTTCAACCCGGTGGCCAATCCCCTGGACCCGGCCCAGCCGGCCACCATCGACGTGTCGGAAGGAAACCGGCTGCCCGGCATTCCCCGCCACACCCTGAAGCTGGGCGGCGTCTACCGGGTAAGCGAGCGCTTCACCGTGGGCGCCCAGGTTCTCTACGCCTCCAGCCAGTTCCTGCGGGGGGACGAGAATAACCAGCGCGGCGAGCTTTCGGGCTACACGGTGGTGAACCTGAACCTGGACTACCGCCTCTCCCGCCACTGGGTGTTCTTCGCCAAGGTGGACAACCTGTTCGACGCCCGTTACGAGACCTTGGGGGCGTTCAACCGCAACGCCTTCGACCCGGCCACCGGCCAGCCCCTGGATCAACTGGGGCCCGTGGAGCGCTTCGTCGCGCCGGGCGCCCCCCGGGCCGGCTGGGTCGGGGTGAAATACCAGTTCGGCGTTCCGCCCGGGCGCTAA
- a CDS encoding membrane protein: MPAFIPGPPKAWRIAALLPWFAAAAWAENPAATLEAPTVEVVGTTPLPSVGAPLEQVPAAVQAATGEQIRRRQALDLSEFMEGNLAGVTVNAAQANPFQPDLSFRGFSASPLLGTPQGLSVFVDGVRVNEAFGDTVNWDLIPRSAISSINLIPGSNPLFGLNTLGGALAVHTKSGFQYPGFAAQALAGSWDRRAVEFEYGGFRDRVDWFVTGNLFDEDGWREHSPSKVRQLFGKLGFEDDVMDLDASFTHADNTLEGVQALPLSMLGRPEQAYTWPDRTRNRLNFFSLKGSRVFGEDKILAANVYYRRLYSDNFSSNVNDEFDPVTSPNPAFNDLSVTDQRGYGGSVQWTLLGRLLERANQFTLGASLDRGETDFSQFEQEAAFTPDRGTVATGDFELETDVNAVNRYAGLYFTDTLSLTERLHLTVSGRYNRARLRIRDKTGLEPALNGDHTFSRFNPAAGVAYNPVPSHTLFLAYNEGMRAPTPVELTCADPLAPCRLPNAFLADPPLKEVVSRTWETGLRGRVAGRLGYSLSLYRTHLQDDIQFVSSGGAINAGFFQNVGTTRRQGLELTLQADWGRLRLLGSYSFIDATFRTPFLLNSPNNSSAQPIQGPNDIQVRPGDRIPGIPRHVLKLRAEYSVSEALSLGASLQAASSQFARGDENNQDVHGPVPGYAVLNLDARYLLSRRWELFFKLNNLLNERYENFGVLGENFFRGPGNTFDPGSAAPEQFRSPGAPRAAWVGLRYALGGGAGGGDD; this comes from the coding sequence GTGCCCGCGTTCATCCCTGGTCCGCCGAAAGCCTGGCGGATCGCCGCCTTGCTGCCCTGGTTCGCCGCAGCCGCCTGGGCCGAGAATCCGGCTGCCACCCTGGAAGCGCCCACGGTGGAAGTGGTGGGTACGACACCCCTGCCCAGCGTGGGGGCTCCCCTGGAACAGGTGCCGGCGGCGGTCCAGGCCGCCACTGGGGAGCAAATCCGGCGGCGGCAGGCCCTGGACCTTTCCGAATTCATGGAGGGAAATCTGGCCGGCGTCACGGTGAACGCCGCCCAGGCGAACCCCTTCCAGCCGGACTTGAGCTTCCGGGGCTTTTCCGCCTCGCCGCTCCTGGGCACGCCCCAGGGCCTTTCGGTGTTCGTGGACGGGGTGCGGGTGAACGAAGCCTTCGGCGACACGGTGAACTGGGATCTGATTCCCCGCTCGGCCATCTCCAGCATCAACCTGATTCCCGGCTCCAACCCCCTGTTCGGCCTGAACACCCTGGGTGGCGCCCTGGCGGTGCACACCAAGTCCGGCTTCCAGTACCCGGGCTTCGCCGCCCAGGCCCTGGCGGGCTCCTGGGACCGGCGAGCAGTGGAGTTCGAATACGGAGGCTTCCGGGACCGGGTGGATTGGTTCGTCACCGGCAATCTCTTCGATGAGGACGGCTGGCGGGAGCACTCCCCCTCGAAGGTGCGGCAGCTCTTCGGCAAGCTCGGCTTCGAGGACGACGTCATGGACCTGGACGCGAGCTTCACCCACGCCGACAACACCCTGGAGGGGGTTCAGGCGCTGCCCTTGTCGATGCTGGGCCGGCCGGAGCAGGCCTACACCTGGCCCGACCGCACCCGCAACCGGCTCAATTTTTTTAGTCTCAAGGGCAGCCGGGTGTTCGGCGAAGACAAGATCCTCGCCGCCAACGTCTATTACCGCAGGCTCTACAGCGACAACTTCAGCAGCAACGTCAACGATGAGTTCGACCCCGTGACCAGCCCCAACCCGGCGTTCAACGACCTGAGCGTCACCGATCAACGGGGCTATGGCGGCTCGGTGCAGTGGACCCTGCTCGGCCGTCTCCTCGAGCGGGCGAACCAGTTCACCCTCGGCGCGAGCCTGGACCGGGGGGAGACCGACTTCAGCCAGTTCGAGCAGGAGGCGGCGTTCACCCCCGACCGGGGCACGGTGGCCACCGGGGATTTCGAGCTGGAAACCGACGTGAACGCGGTGAACCGCTACGCGGGGCTCTACTTCACCGATACCTTGTCCCTGACCGAACGCCTGCACCTCACCGTCTCGGGGCGCTACAACCGGGCCCGGCTCAGGATCCGGGACAAGACGGGACTGGAGCCCGCCTTGAACGGGGACCACACCTTTTCCCGCTTCAATCCGGCGGCGGGGGTGGCCTACAACCCGGTCCCGAGCCACACCCTGTTCCTCGCCTACAACGAAGGCATGCGGGCTCCCACCCCGGTGGAGCTCACCTGCGCCGACCCTCTGGCCCCGTGCCGGCTGCCCAACGCTTTCCTGGCCGATCCGCCCTTGAAGGAGGTGGTTTCCCGGACCTGGGAGACAGGCCTGCGGGGCCGCGTCGCCGGCCGCCTGGGCTACAGCTTGAGCCTCTACCGGACCCACCTCCAGGACGACATCCAGTTCGTGAGCAGCGGCGGGGCCATCAACGCCGGGTTCTTCCAGAACGTGGGGACCACCCGCCGCCAGGGGCTGGAGCTTACCCTGCAGGCGGATTGGGGCCGGTTGCGGCTTCTGGGGAGCTACAGCTTCATCGACGCCACTTTCCGCACCCCCTTCCTGCTGAACAGCCCCAACAATTCCTCGGCCCAGCCCATCCAGGGGCCGAACGACATCCAGGTGCGGCCCGGCGACCGCATCCCGGGCATTCCCCGCCACGTCCTCAAGCTGCGGGCCGAGTATTCGGTGAGCGAAGCGTTGTCCCTGGGCGCGAGCCTCCAGGCGGCGAGCAGCCAGTTCGCCCGGGGGGACGAGAACAACCAGGACGTCCACGGTCCGGTGCCGGGCTACGCGGTCCTCAACCTGGACGCCCGCTACCTCCTCTCCCGCCGTTGGGAGCTCTTTTTCAAGTTGAACAATCTGCTGAACGAGCGCTACGAGAACTTCGGCGTGCTGGGGGAGAACTTTTTCCGCGGCCCCGGCAACACCTTCGATCCGGGGAGCGCCGCCCCCGAGCAGTTCCGCTCCCCCGGCGCCCCCCGGGCGGCCTGGGTCGGGCTGCGTTACGCCCTGGGAGGCGGGGCGGGGGGAGGGGACGACTGA
- a CDS encoding DNA-binding response regulator, with translation MIASPLKVMLVDDHAVVRMGFRLLLESTPDIRVVAEADTGEQALKRYPEARPDVVVMDLSMPGMGGMEAVRRLLAKDKDARILVLSAHDDTLHPKRVLEAGALGYLSKRSAPEELIQAVRQVAAGKVYLEPALAQQLAIQQVTGTRNPVEVLSPREFELFLLLAQGKTVAEIAEMLYLSPRTVGTHLYNIKQKLNASNAAELTLIALRAGLLEP, from the coding sequence ATGATCGCTTCCCCGCTCAAGGTCATGCTGGTGGACGACCACGCGGTGGTCCGCATGGGTTTCCGCCTGCTGCTGGAGAGCACGCCCGACATCCGGGTGGTGGCGGAAGCCGACACCGGCGAGCAGGCGCTCAAGCGCTATCCGGAGGCCCGGCCGGACGTGGTGGTGATGGACCTTTCCATGCCGGGCATGGGGGGGATGGAGGCGGTGAGGCGCCTGCTCGCCAAGGACAAGGACGCCCGCATCCTGGTGCTCTCGGCCCACGACGACACCCTGCACCCGAAGCGGGTCCTGGAAGCGGGGGCCCTGGGCTATCTCTCCAAGCGCAGCGCGCCCGAGGAGCTGATCCAGGCGGTGCGGCAGGTGGCCGCCGGCAAGGTCTATCTGGAGCCGGCCCTGGCCCAGCAACTGGCGATCCAGCAGGTGACCGGAACCCGCAACCCGGTGGAAGTCTTGAGCCCGCGGGAATTCGAGCTGTTCCTGCTCCTCGCCCAGGGCAAGACCGTGGCCGAGATCGCCGAAATGCTGTACCTGAGCCCCCGCACGGTGGGCACCCACCTGTACAACATCAAGCAGAAGCTGAACGCCTCCAACGCCGCGGAACTCACCCTGATCGCCCTGCGGGCGGGGTTGCTGGAGCCTTAG
- a CDS encoding proline iminopeptidase encodes MTGLYPYAEPHARGWLPRGLHRLYYEESGNPRGRPVIVLHGGPGSGSNPTSRGFFDPAFYRVVLFDQRGCGQSTPLGAVQENSLPFLLEDMEALRAHLGVERWLVCGGSWGATLALAYARAHPSACAGLLLRGVFLGTEEEVHWYLQGLARFLPDAWEAFSRAVPGEESLLERYHRALHGTNRNLALAAARAWEAYERRAMGLVDPVSSEPPPPEKLLAKARIQTHYLVHGCFLDPGGLLRGVPNIRHIPCTLVQGRLDLICPPVAAFRLKAAWPEARLILVEGGGHSAGSPAIGQAMLAAGEAFKARLESPSCA; translated from the coding sequence ATGACGGGGCTTTACCCCTATGCCGAACCCCACGCCCGAGGCTGGCTCCCCCGGGGCCTCCATCGCCTCTATTACGAGGAAAGCGGCAACCCCAGGGGCCGCCCGGTCATCGTGCTGCACGGCGGCCCGGGAAGCGGCTCGAACCCCACGAGCCGGGGCTTCTTCGATCCCGCCTTCTACCGGGTGGTGCTCTTCGACCAGCGGGGCTGCGGCCAGAGCACCCCTCTTGGCGCTGTCCAGGAGAACTCGCTCCCTTTTCTCCTGGAGGACATGGAAGCGTTGCGGGCCCACCTGGGCGTGGAACGCTGGCTGGTGTGCGGCGGCTCCTGGGGGGCGACCCTCGCCCTAGCCTATGCCCGGGCTCATCCTTCCGCCTGCGCGGGGCTCTTGCTGCGGGGCGTCTTCCTGGGCACCGAAGAAGAAGTCCACTGGTACCTCCAGGGGCTCGCCCGTTTCCTGCCCGACGCATGGGAGGCCTTCTCCCGCGCCGTGCCCGGGGAAGAAAGCCTCCTGGAGCGCTACCATCGGGCCCTGCACGGAACGAACCGGAACCTGGCCCTCGCGGCAGCGCGGGCTTGGGAGGCTTACGAGCGGCGAGCCATGGGCCTCGTGGACCCGGTCTCCAGCGAGCCCCCTCCTCCTGAGAAACTCCTCGCCAAGGCCAGGATCCAGACCCACTACCTGGTCCATGGTTGTTTTCTGGACCCGGGCGGGCTGCTCCGCGGGGTCCCGAACATCCGTCACATCCCCTGCACCCTGGTGCAGGGCCGGCTGGACCTGATCTGTCCGCCCGTCGCGGCCTTCCGGCTCAAGGCAGCGTGGCCCGAGGCCCGGCTCATCCTGGTGGAAGGCGGAGGGCACTCCGCCGGCTCTCCCGCCATAGGCCAGGCCATGCTCGCGGCAGGGGAAGCGTTCAAGGCGCGGCTTGAGTCTCCCTCATGCGCTTGA
- a CDS encoding cell envelope biogenesis protein TonB, with the protein MRLAGLTPNPMTLHSVASFQGRLREMAGRDAAEQRPEDVLLPEDLSGPSDSNSNRRLLLALMLSLAAHGLTVYLVPAPSPTPPKPVEVLEVQLVSVAPVQIEEASPPPPRPLAAEKPKPDSVPQARPVERRKPTPQKPVAQAKPASPLAEEPVQASPVEPPAPPAESPGPVAALPPAAEPAAPAPVLSPAPLPPAESQAALLRDRETLQGYERSLSAAAAEHRQYPRIARVRGWQGTAQILVRIGPNGQVQEVKVAESSGHEVLDRQALDMVRKALSRQPPPSSLRGWYEVTVPIHFRLEERG; encoded by the coding sequence GTGAGACTGGCCGGGCTGACCCCCAACCCGATGACACTGCACAGCGTGGCCTCGTTCCAGGGGCGACTTCGTGAAATGGCCGGGCGAGACGCAGCCGAACAACGCCCCGAGGACGTCTTGCTGCCCGAGGATCTCTCCGGTCCGTCCGATTCGAACTCGAACCGGCGACTCCTCTTGGCGCTGATGCTGTCGCTGGCGGCCCATGGCCTGACCGTTTACCTGGTGCCCGCCCCCTCCCCGACCCCGCCCAAGCCGGTGGAGGTGCTGGAAGTTCAACTGGTCTCCGTCGCGCCGGTGCAGATCGAGGAGGCGTCGCCCCCGCCGCCCCGACCGCTGGCGGCCGAGAAACCCAAACCGGACTCCGTTCCTCAGGCCCGGCCGGTGGAGCGGAGGAAGCCCACGCCGCAGAAGCCCGTCGCCCAGGCCAAGCCTGCGAGCCCGCTGGCGGAAGAACCCGTGCAGGCCTCTCCCGTGGAACCCCCCGCCCCGCCGGCCGAGTCGCCGGGTCCCGTGGCGGCCCTGCCCCCCGCGGCCGAGCCAGCGGCCCCGGCACCGGTCTTGAGCCCCGCTCCCCTGCCGCCGGCGGAATCCCAGGCCGCCTTGCTGCGGGACAGGGAAACCCTTCAGGGGTACGAGCGCAGCCTGAGCGCCGCGGCGGCGGAGCACAGGCAGTACCCGCGCATCGCCCGGGTCCGGGGCTGGCAGGGAACCGCCCAGATCCTGGTGCGCATCGGCCCCAACGGCCAAGTCCAGGAAGTGAAGGTGGCGGAATCCAGCGGCCACGAGGTGCTGGACCGCCAGGCCCTGGACATGGTGCGCAAGGCCCTCTCCCGCCAGCCCCCGCCTTCGAGCCTGCGTGGGTGGTACGAGGTCACCGTCCCCATCCACTTCCGCCTGGAGGAACGGGGATGA